AGGGTCAGCAACTGCTACTCAGACGTAACTGATGCACAACCCCCAAGAGATGGCACAAGAACAATACCACTTAATAAACTGTATGCATTTTATGGTGTTGACCAGTTTTGGGTCATGCTCCACCAAGAAACATCTAATGTCCGCGGGCAGCTCTACAATACTCTACCTTAAGCTTCTGCATGATCACCAGTTCATTTTGCTGCATCATCATCTTCCTCTCTCGTTCCATGTTGTCCATGACCATTTGTTTATGCTGCTCGAAGCTCCTGTTCTGGTCGTCCATGCGTTCTTGCAGATTTCTGTTGTTTTGCTCCATAatttctctctccctctctgcaTTTTCCACTTGAGCCCGTTCCTCTAAAATAGTGAGTACATACCGATAAGTATTAATAGATAAATATCAGAGGGTCCCCACCGGTGGAACCCAAGAAACTCTATATCAGTTGGTTTATCCGGTACAGGGAACCCCACCAATCCTAATAAAGAGGGTCGATTCATCAATGTGgccgctttttattttttttctgcacagtTTCTTACTACACATTGTCAGAATTTTGTAGCTTATAGTTAGGGTCATAATGTTTTCCCTTTTCTAAGCACAGAGATCCAGAGACCTCAATGGGTCAAATATCGGGGGCCAGGACATTACAGGTTTCAGGAGCTGCCCGTCTCTCACCTGCTAGCTGTCTCTCTTTCTCAGTCAGGGTGTTGTCTGCTTGGATGATGGAAGCTTCAACGTCCTTCTTCTCAGAGACGTACTCCTGGATCACTTCCAGAGCCTGTGGTTACAAAAAGTGAAAAtgcttaaggggggggggggggggggtcattttaccTGAATAATGCAGTTGTAGTTTGACTATTTTTAAGGGAATCgtatttcagatatccaaaatggTAGTGAAGCGGACGCTCCAGCCTAATCGGAATTTCACATTGTAATTATGTATTTGCTAATTGTTTAGGATTCCTACGACGTCGCTGTTTGGAAGGTCACTGAATGTGATTCTTATTTTGCCTTCATCATCTTTGTGAACCTGTTACCTTTATGCCTTTTCCAGGTGTTACGTTGTAAGCTTCCATAACCTTAAACTTCTCCACTAAATACAATTTGTGTCCCCCAGGTGTGGAATATCTTCCGGCCAATATGTCATCCTCCATAGTCAGACTCAGCTGTCGGAGAAGTTTCCTGCAGAAATCTCTTGAAGCCGTTTCATTCTTTGTGGAATATTCATTCATTTTATTATCAATCAGTTCCTGTtagaaaaaagtgacattttttggTGGAAATACTCTGCAATCATCATGGAAACCACCAGTATTGTGCAAGACTGTGCTGGAGCAAGTGGTGAGAAAAATCTATAGATCTTAAACTTCGGGGTGAATACAAACGATCTGCAATAATTTGGAAACtttttgatcagtgattgtgaaatAGTTTTTGATTGCATCATGGGAACTTGTTGACATAGTGAATCCCCATATTGTCCCATGCTAATGGAGAGTAGTCACTGTCTTAGAGCCCCCAGACACATTAGGCTATTGTCAGACGAACTCACATGGAACCTGTCAGCCGATGCCAGTGTGTATGTGCATGGAGAAGTCCGGAGAGGGAGCTGCCAGCCGATCCGAGTGTGTATGTGCATGGAGAAGTCCGGAGAGGGAGCTGTCAGCAGATCTGagtatgtatgtgtatggagAAGTCCAGAGAGGGAGCTGTCAGCCTCTCTACCTTTACGGTGACCATGGACTATCCTCTGGATTATCATGCTGGTCCCTAGAACTAATGATTGGCATTCAGAACATAAGAATACAGAAATTCAAACAATTTTGGGGACATTTGGATCTGGGACTGACCTTCAACCTGTGTTGATATTTCTGGTCCTTATCATTCAGTGATCGTCCCAGGAAGACTTTGATGGCCTCTTTCTCACATTCCATGTGTAGGTTCAGGAATTCTTGCTGTGTCTCTGTTGGGAACCTCAGGACATGTTTGTCCATCTCACGTTCATATTTGGACAGTGCGTCTTGTAAAGCTCCTGTGTTTTCAATCTCGGACAAAGCCAGAACCGCATTCTCCATGCAGGGGACCGTTCCGCTCTGAATTGCCTTCACATAGGAGTCAGCGAGAACCGCTAACACTGGAACATACAAGTAAAGATCCAACATGGAGCATTGTACGACCATcatccctgagctgttaacagcAGTCAGAGATTTGCTTTACAACAGTTACATGGACTATAGGAACCTgcagacttctatgggagagtgttgtgggcatgctctgtgaggtgcagaggtcattgtgcagggaggggatgAGCTGTGATCATCTGTTTTCTAATGGTGGATACTGTGTAATATAGGTGTGATCTGCTATTGtattcctgcctgtgatgataatgagatgactgctaagAAATTATCTTTACAGTTACTGTCAGTCTATTATGGGggtcagtgtgaaaactgaaaGATTTTAGGACTTTATATAGATTGGATAGTAATATGAACAATAGAACAAATCATCACATAAAAACGTGATTCAAACAATAAGGTAAACATTGTCACGCCTCGCCCTGTCAAGTGGAGAagatgcggcagttgcagagagagcagagcctctaggtgtaatggcaacgcccctattgctcctagaggctcatttgcatacattaaaacataatttttcccagcaatgcgggcaaatatgaacatgagaccaacacagacgccttcagctgccaagtgctatggtagaggtcagccagtgtcagagggacaaatctgctgacagatgcccattaaTGGAGGGCGTGTATACTTATTCCTCAGTATGTGACTTACTTCTCCCGGTGACTTCCATTCCTCCAGCCAGTGTCTTCACGCGGCTCTCGGTGATCATGTAACTGTAGAATTTTGTTGCCTGTTCCACAAATTCCTTTTCCAGTTCACTTTCTTCTAGTTCTTCCAGAACCTGAAGATTTTTCTTTGACGCCGGTCGGTCAAATACGAAACATTTGTGCGTGTGGAAAAAATGTAGAATGCACTCACGGGGTAAATTATGGTCCGAGGTTCTCTTGTCAGTACCTTGAAGAGATAAGTTATCAGTGTTACTATACAGTAAGTGAACGCCGCTCTGCTCAGGGGTGAACCGGCCGACAAGCTTGTCGAGATTTCTCAATGGGGCTTCCCAGTTGTTGGCAGCTGCAGGTACCAGTATGTACCATACATTGGACACCGGGGTTGTCACAGTAGAGCTGACACTTGGTACCAATCGGGACCACATGATGGAAGTTTATATCAGTCTGAGGACCACGTCACCATCACTTGGCTCTTGAGTCTAGATCTTATAACCTGGTTCCGGGATCTGCTATCAGTATCTCATCACCTGGGGTCTCACAGCTGTAGACACCCCCGATCACTAGAATGAAGGGGCAGTGATGCTATCGGGTTTTTGTTGGCTTTTCTAGACTTTTATCGGAGGCCACATGGAGAGTCCATGGCCTCCATACTCTGCTGCCATTTTGATCTTGTGATTGGCCAGCGGGTTACAGGGGTCTGACTGCCACAAATATTAAATTGATGCCATCTCCAGGCAATATGGCATCAGCGTCATACGTGGGAAATGCCATGTCTTAGACTATTCTTTATCCCTAGAACTGATCATGGACTGTATCCTCCCCTTCTCCACCCCCATTCTCTATACCGCTATAGTACATTTCACCTGACTATATTACCATTACACAAAGATAAACTTTACTTTATATTTTTACAATTTAAGTACAAAAACAATCTTTTTGTTCTACTGCAGCCtgaacattgggggggggggggggcgctcctaCTACAACCAGCTGCCTTACAGCCAGAtgcatgaagaggaggaggaggaggacatggcTGAGCTCCTGGGACACACAGCGGATTTCTTGATAAATGTAACAATTTTAATCCCATAATGAGACAAAATAGGATTTAAGGAAAAGATGAAGGAGGCACTTGGACTGTTGTTTTGAATTGACAGAAGACGTCTTCTTCACTGATAATGCAGCAGAAGGATAATTAAAAGTGAACATTTcttcatattttttcagtaatgAAGTTCTTAATCTCAAGACAAATCAATTACATGAAAAGTCAAATTGTACAGCAGTCGGTGAGACTTCATCTCTATGATGAGTTGCCACATATTGTAATATAGTGATGAACATGAAGGGAACATAGACAGGAGGTGTCATCGTCTACTCTACTCATCAGGAATTCCTGCTTTATCTACAGCATTTAGTCCTTAGGAAAGGGAGAAGTGTGAGAGTGGAGCAGTGATAATAGAGAGTCTTGATGACCAAGAGTTTCTTTCAAGTTGAACTCAAGTGTTTCTATATTTTAACAAATTACGAattattaagtgttcttgcatggcaagaccacttactgttatctcacatatatattattattattatagccaaatttaccaccctaactcctcccacagtttttacactacatagacagtaatataccgaaaagTGCGGATTGTTCCCAATTGGcgtgctattactttgtgaaaCGTTTCACCGAATGGTTCATGAAATATCGGCGTTTTTGTGATCAAATTGGTCCAATAGGAACGAaaggcggaatgttcaaaactagggTGGGAGCTGACAAATGCTAGAgtttgagctgaaaaatcaggacatgatttctaaactgccgccactccctcattttcaagcccacctacacaatcttatatcaaaacgttcagctatccctgctgccactaaaaatgtccacagctaagccatagtcctgatagttttcacaatatgaccatttatttgcaactcacgccgcccattgacattcattgaaactccactctagccacctcaaatttgaagggcaatttctaaactgcgactgtgccttcatttttaatatttcagatacATACTAtctaggtctgggtcttgtgattctcacgaTATAAAGCTCTTcactgtaggatttataatttttaaactacaaccgtttgaagatggcaaccaccagtgaagtgagcaagtcggagcagtttgtttttaaccgctcttctctgctctTGCTGTAGAGtcagttgccataggaacccaggtgtgtgggcagccagcagagtgataaaagctagagtgtgagctgaaaaatcaggacatgatttctaaactgccaccactcactcattttcaagcccacctacacaaatcggctgctaatgtttttataaatgtatgttttaatataactgtgaagcactttaggcaacaacattgcaattaaatgtgctatataaataaatacaagttgaaatgcatttctcactctatcaagttTGCCacgtgcactttttaaatttgatcaattaattggttagtgtaatgtttattatctttactcactccaaacactccacacagttactctgcccactccataaagttactctgcccaatccaacctttccacagttactccagccactccaaccacacaacagttactcaagccactccagttgtagactactggtggaggcaagagcACTTAACACAATTTCctcagaaattgtagcttttctagttagacaaattattttttcactaGAGGCTCTCCAGTCCCATAATAACATTTTGTCTGCCCAGACTGCCCCCAAAAATGCCATATTTTGTCCCATATTCCTGTTTTCCATctcagcactttccttcccctgttctgAGCATCATGGCAGGACTAACCAGGCCCAGCATGCTTTACTCTCAACGTTTCTGAGGGATTGCGCCACTGTTCCCTCCCATCTTCATGTGATTTAGGTGAAGCAAGGCATGCTCGGATTGGTTAGAAAACCCAACAGGAAGCTGAAGAAAACAGGAAGTAAAACAGGGCAagatcctgccaggatgcagtgatgtggagaacaggggaaggaaaaAGCCGACATGAGAAACAGAAAGATGGGGCAAAAATATGCAGCGTTTGAGGAACTCTGAGCAgttatattctaatttttttttgtgtaaatgtGGTAGAAATCAATAAGAATCCAATATTTGGATCAGTGAAGTACTAAAGAAGAAGTCACGAAACTCAAACTGCAGCTGGAACTTCACGTCCAGACACATTACCTAGACATGAAAAGTCCACCCCCACCCTGGTCCGGCACCCCGAGCCCGCACACCTATCAAAACTTACAGAAATTATTGTCAACAAATGCTTAAAATTAGAAATGTTACCTCTCCTCATCTGCAGAGATGTCATCAGATACTCGTCTTCTGTGATGGGTTTACCGTCCTTCTCCAGTAATAGAGTGAAGTCTCGGACGCACCAGGTGAATGACGGGAAGAATCTCTTATATTCGCCGCTGTCGTCTTTTGCCCCAGAGGACGACTTCAGCTTAATCAGTTTTGTCAGTTCGGTCACATAACTGGGAGATTGTATTGTTAAGGAAAAGATGaaaggaggagaaagagagaaaTCTAatgtaaaggaaaatggagattatatACAGAGTGGTGCAAAAGTCCTAGGCAGGTGTGGAAAACCACTGCACAGTAAGTAAGCTTTCACCAATAGAAGGGTTAATAGTTTATTGTTATCAATGAACAAAATGTAAAGTTAATGAAGAaaagatgcaaatgagctcttaacaagctctgcctctaatgccaccagatgtaaggcagctatccaatAAGTctatgttcagctcttaaaataagccttgagacatgacttggatattaaataagccagcatctcatctgcagacagccgtTTCAGGAGTGATTGCCCCTTATAAGTGCagtgcagagagtactggcttaactgggtgagaggcctgtgtctgggtaagggggaactaactctccttagggagagagcaccttaatcagtgagaggagacttataggccatatatgctcctctggaattctgggagggaaaggATGAACAGCTCTTAACCAGCTCTGCCTCTAACGCCACCAGATGTGAAGAAAAGAGAAATGTAAATCCAATCAGTGTGAGCGCCCCCGCCTTCAGCAtcactatacacatatatacacctgtatatagtaTCAGATCTTCAAggtacatatatagtatatacactatacacatctatacagtatatactcctgtatatagtatcAGCTCTTCTAGGTACAGATATATACAcatctatacagtatatactcctGTATACAGCATCAGCTCTTCTAGGTAGATATACAGAATATAcactatacacagtatatacacctgtatatagtaTCAGCTCTTCAaggtacatatacagtatatacacatctatacagtatatactcctgtatatagtagcACTTCTTCTAGGTACATatatatgtaacatcccagagtggtgttaccacttctgcaccctgctactgtcttttatGGGCTAATATGACTGTGtattttattccaggtcctccacactgtgcatgtgtattaatgttatgtaactgttcatgtaatgtgcctggttcacctgcAGGTGGGAGCAAACACAGCAGAACTgtacttaggtagaatggagctttccattctatTCTATCCCCCTTTGGAGAGAGGTGagcgagtcccacttcctgcaggaagggtggggaccagtttctagtcagtctagtttacccccagctaggggaagggtgtgcaggggcatgtctctgttggacgtgcccatgccagccagagcaccctaagctccgctggccatggaggccaaagcttgaagcctcaggagccatgAGAGAAGTGCAgcctacagaag
The Bufo gargarizans isolate SCDJY-AF-19 chromosome 2, ASM1485885v1, whole genome shotgun sequence genome window above contains:
- the LOC122928901 gene encoding guanylate-binding protein 2-like gives rise to the protein MPPVLSMPQPICLIENVNGNTLVINKDAEKILLEISQPVVVIAIVGKYRTGKSYLMNKLAGKRSGFALGSSIQSKTKGIWMWCVPHPQNPGQTLILLDTEGLGDVEKGDCKNDAWIFSLAVLLSSAFVFNSLGTIDQQSMEQLHYVTELTKLIKLKSSSGAKDDSGEYKRFFPSFTWCVRDFTLLLEKDGKPITEDEYLMTSLQMRRGTDKRTSDHNLPRECILHFFHTHKCFVFDRPASKKNLQVLEELEESELEKEFVEQATKFYSYMITESRVKTLAGGMEVTGRMLAVLADSYVKAIQSGTVPCMENAVLALSEIENTGALQDALSKYEREMDKHVLRFPTETQQEFLNLHMECEKEAIKVFLGRSLNDKDQKYQHRLKELIDNKMNEYSTKNETASRDFCRKLLRQLSLTMEDDILAGRYSTPGGHKLYLVEKFKVMEAYNVTPGKGIKALEVIQEYVSEKKDVEASIIQADNTLTEKERQLAEERAQVENAEREREIMEQNNRNLQERMDDQNRSFEQHKQMVMDNMERERKMMMQQNELVIMQKLKEQEVMMNAGFHDKMNALQREINSLRSQNSSEEGICILL